tcatgtcgaatTCAACTGGGAcacctaaagtgggacggatggagtagtatagATTTGCCACATATTAGGCTAGGGCCATGAGCTTATTACCAATTGTATGATTTAATATATTCATAAtataacaataattaattaattcatggtCCGATTTTAGAGTGTCCATAGTGGTGGACACCAACCACATAATAGCCATGCCACAGccataaaaacatttccacagcCACAAAAACACTTCCACAATCACAAAAACTTGTCTAGCCTAATGGACAGCCACGCCACAACCACAAATAACATTATttcaattgttggtatattttaattagaccagaataaaaattatcgaatgaaaataattagaaaaaaatgttaactgatttaaaaaattattaaagccaaatcttcattgtattataaatattggaaaattatacaacgaaattaGCTAAAAACACTAATAAACACAACACCGCCGTCGTGGCTATCACGGTGTGCCtgctcccctacgtgcccaaagCTCTTCCACCATATCGGCCTGGAGTGCTAGATGTTCTCCTTCCCTGCGCATATCGGTGAAAGCTTGGAGCAAGTATTCATTACTACGCGGTACACCCATTTGCAGGGGCGCGGTGGCAACACCATGACTTGAACTAGCACCGTCGTCCGATGCCCAACGCTCTGCAGCCGGGCCTTAATCATCTATtatcatgttatgcaatatgatacatgcatacatgatatcaACGGCATCGTTTTGGTGCGAAATTCGTGATGGGCACCGTATTATGccccatcgcgcttggagcacaccaaaagctcgctcaacatctttCCTCGCACCCTCGTGATGTTGCACGAAGTAGGCTTTCTTCAGACCAACTGGATGTCGGATCATCATCACAAATACGGGCCATCGAGGGAATATCCCATTTGTCAAATAGTAGCCCATGTTGTACTGTTTACTGTTGGCCACGAAGCGGATTTCCAGACACTCACCGCGGCACTACTCATTGAAGAGGGGCGACGACTGCAGAACGTTGATGTTGTTGTTTGACcctgcaacaccgaaatacgcatgtcaGATCCGCAACCGGTAGTCAGCcacagcttcaaggatcatcaaCGGGTGTTTGCTTTTGAACCCAGTACCGAACTACTCTTTCCACGCCACAGTGTAGTTCCTCCATTcctagtgcatgcaatcgatgctgccCATCATACCTGGAAAGTCGTGCACCGTCCCTGCATATCCAGCAGTATCTGGCAGTCTTGTGGTTGGCTTTCGATGATACTCTGGACCGAAGATGCCCCTGCAAAACTGCCTCAAAACCTccaggctagtcgtctcacccatatgcaggtattcgtcgaacatgtcagccaGTTCggcgtaggccaactgcctaattgcagcggtgcacttctgtaaCGTCGACAGTCCGATCTGGTGGCTGGCATCCCgtcggagggtgaagcaccttTATCGCCCAGCTAATGATGTCGCTATATGAAGGAAGAGCCGCTGCGACATTCTGAAGCACTGACGGAAGAGCTCTGGCGGATAACGGGGGTTTTCGACAAAGTAGTCTGAAATCAGCCGCTGGTTAGCACTGGCATCGTTACACCGGATAAACCGCTGATGATGAATCGGACGAGGGACCGCCGCCACCAACGCACTCTTCGCATCCTCTTCGACTTCTCGCTCCACCTTTTCAACCACCGCGTCAAACGCCTCATCCAACATGCGTTGATACTTGTGGTCAGCCATTTTATGAGAGAGGATTTGAGTAAAATTTTAATGTGGGTGTGGAATTGTAGTATGGATGTGGAGGTGTGAATGTAAAAATGAGGGAATGAgtatatttaaagaaaaattcagaaaaaaaaaaagtttctgGCGCCGCCGCGGCCGTCGGCGCACTGTAGTGGTCCGCCGGAGACCCGCCCTAACCGCCGCTTCCACGCCGCATACGCGGCGACGCCACCCACCGCTGACCCTGTGTTAAGGAcgtttcccttaacaagcaccggcggcgagtttcgctcggcggtggagataaatttTCGGCGGCCAataggctcggcggacgattgcagagtttctgtgcgcgggagtcgctcccgtcgggcagataactcggcgattgatagaatactccggcgtccaattaggatcggcggagggaatccaaaattaggattggaaaacacacgttatatttgggagagaaaatatttcattaattgattgaatgaataaaaaagataacaatctatcctatttataatgctactgacttaatgaacaagaaaacaaagatatagaaaaagatatgctaaatccctataatatctaaactaatagaggttcgtatcaactcccccacggttaaaatccaccttgtcctcaaggtgggaaccacgaagcaaaaaggagagttgaaagcagaagcttcggcgaggcaactcctcctggatcaaacacacaccgaacagttgaacgtctcccttcttcacttccataaaaaatcaacaaaggagacccaactttggcggaaaaattccttgtcaaatcgaaaagcttgtccacgcctcccagaatgcccaagcatggcatgtcattactcggagggatcaaccttgcatctttgtcgagcgatgttgatcgatgattcatacttggaacatcaccgacattcaaatccacattgacacaagcaattacgggcaattcggtgtaagcaccatctcctttcttgcccaaacaatttccaacaacattttgggatgacacttgaacaacattgagtgaggcgattatcttctccacttcaccaatagaaccatcctcctctttatcttctagcaatgtctcctcattttcaccaatcttctcatcagataccccaacgagcacttgcggtggctcattgtcgttcttaacaatccctttgttcttgaggaactctccaggggactcgttgtttggaacatcaagaggagcgtcgataatgtcattgggaacatcatcaccgaatactatcgtgggagtattatcagttttctcttcggctaaattctcatcttgaatgttctcctcaaactcatccccatcatccgcataacagagaatgcgttgtttacacacatgtctcatcacccatttctcgggacagtgccagcagagacccaacctggaccgttctgacttctccgcctgggagacccgtattagaggcaggcgtggctgctccggagtttgactggtcacacgtgcggtctgactgtacaggtctcgcattggcttttcggtggagtagcggggctggtgggaggcgggctggactcgcgctctcacctcctcccgagggcgaggtcggtcccagcacgtctccgagcgtcgtggccggtcaacggtcgggtagccgcggtcctgctgttgcgccggtggtCCCAACAGGTAGGTCGGCGCTTGGGCGGTGATGGCGAGTACATATCTAGCTCGTAGGATGAAGAATGTTGATATGCAGTGGTCCGACGGGTccatggtgggtcccagcaagtgGGCTGTCGGGTGTGGCAAGGGTGAAACGGCTGCACGAGTTGAGGGAAATTGTATTTACGATGGCAATAGctggcgtagtcgtatgacatgtcgacggactgaatcgtggttgtggtagaaatggtggtgatttatttggggatatggatgaacgcagacggaggatgctgagctctcaatgaaagcaccagttgttaaggacgtttcccttaacaagcaccggcggcgagtttcgctcggcggtggagataaatttccggCGGCCAATAGGTTCGGCGGACGATTGcagagtttctgtgcgcgggagtcgctcccgtcgggcagataactcggcgattgatagaatactccggcgtccaattaggatcggcggagggaatccaaaattaggattggaaaacacacgttatatttgggagagaaaatatttcattaattgattgaatgaataaaaaagataacaatctatcctatttataatgctactgacttaatgaacaagaaaacaaagatatagaaaaagatatgctaaatccctataatatctaaactaatagaggttcgtatcaccCTGCCCCTCCCCCGCCACGGCTGCCTGCAGTGGTGCGCCGCAGCGCTACCGCCGTCTCGGCGTAtccactgtggacactcttagccGATTGTCGCCTTAATCATGATAAGCCCATTGGACGGACCATTCCCCATTTCCGATCACGACATTTCTCATCTCTACAGTACTCCATTTGATCCATTAGTGTCGTGATATTTCTTTTTCAcaattgtttttaaaaaatgataataaccAATTAAAGTGAAGGGAgaacaaaataacaatataGTAGTGAAAACTCGTTTCTACTTCATTTTGTGTCTTACTATATTCTCcttctactttaactatttattagtattatttttttaaattagtgCAGAAAAAATGTGTCTAACACTAATAGAAAGGATagagtattatttatcatttatcCGATTGTATATCACATTATCCGATTGTATATCACATTCAAACTTCAAAACATGTATgaatatgattttactttatTGCTAATTTGGAATTGGATGCATTTTCCATGACTGTACTGTTCAATGTTTggaatatattttgaaaattttctatgTTTTGGAACATGTTTGGAACAAGTTGGCAACAGGTATTTGAAATGATCTTGAACTCAGATTTTCGTGTATCCAATTTTTTGAGATAATTCGGGTGTGCAGTTCATGGTTTTCCCGATCGGGTACCCAAAGTGTTACCCACGGATACCCAATTGGACAGACCTACGTATTATCAATATGAAAATCAATACTCTTGAGTATAGTCTAATActgtaaatttataaaaaaaaaaaaactacaccATGGAAATGGAGTCAAATTAAAACTTGATAATTCGTTTATactttttattgaaaataaaatactcaaaGCCAATATAGAATGGCGAGCAAGAAAGTTCGACAAAAACAATCAAAATCGACAACAACCAACAAGTGAACAAAACCAACGAGCATGACGACCTATCTAGAAAACCAAAAACAACTAGCGAAGAAGACCAATCATATGTAGAGACTTGACTAAAGATTATTAATCATTTGAATAAGTGAGAATGAGAAGTTTGATCACTATCCTTTCATCCAATATCCAAGCCATAAAAGTCTTCTCTTTTCCAATTCCTAATTCGGAAGAAACTCTCTGAATATTAACTTGTTGCGGATTGCAGATGTACCAAATATTAACTCTCTGAATAAAATAGGATGTGGGAATTTTTTGTCAAGCTTTCAAAAGAGGGTTCCAAACCAACTTCGAAAGCAAGTCAATGAACTTTTGAAGGGACACAAGGAGATATTCCATAGATACAACAATAATATCATATTGTTGAAAACTTTGCGATagcaataattcatttattcatCTCAGTTAAATAATATCATCATGCTAAAACTTGTTGATTAACATGAAACAATTTGTATATTTACAATACTAACACGGTACATGTAATAATATAATGGATTTGTAAGATGCATCTGGCAAAACATGACAcgcatataattatttaaaatgttttgatgtaaaataaatactagtacatCAATATGACGtgcataattatatatatatctatagaCAATAACATATAAGATAAAGTAAAAACCATACCCAATAATCAATTCCAACCGACAACATTTTATCGCATCCCTCGCAGCCTAACTTCGTTAAATTATTGACACAAGTTTTGTTTCATATCTGTACATCTACTCTATTTAACTATAGTTACtagtattaatatttaaatttcagtcaaaataattaaattctaattaaaatactagtgaagctataattaattgatataattaataattgcGGCCGAACATAGTGTTTGCCTATATTCATCTACAACctgatttttcttcaaatttcatCCATAAAATTGAATAAGTTTTCCAGTATAAGACAACTGATATtacatactactagtataattaaACATCTATCATTTCTTAGAGTTCGTGCATTGTTTGTATCAGCGGCGGATGGAGGTGGGGTcgagtggggtcggccgaccccaccgccatCCCTGGTGAACTGCCGGAATACTCCTCCCAACGGCCCCCGACCCCACGGCGTTCGGAACTCTGCCCCATGATTCATCTTCAAGCTGCGCGCAGCTTTTGCACCTTCATTGTTATTTCCTCTACTGCTAAATCTTTTATGCGTGGGTTTAGGTTTGGgccttttcatttattttaattaaaacgtGCAGGGAATACTTTcttcataaataatttatctcTATTATAATGGTTAATAATttctttacaaattacaactaagATTGCTCgtaatcaaaattaattttaattcaaattaaggGTTTGAGGCGTAGAGCATAGGCTGTGCAAAAAAAGATTCGGTGCATTATATTATAGGAGTAAAGTTTATTGAACATCTTGTAGtcatgtttaattaattaatttattttattatcgtAGTAACCGAtaaattttaacctaattttaaTAGATATTCCTTCCGTccgataaaaatatgaatatttagaatgaaataaaaattaatgtacaattgttaaaataagagataaatggaaagaaaaagtaattatagtattgttagtggagaatgtggCTCATCTACTAGAAAAGGAAGTTACGAAATACTATAAAAGGAGATAATTTTATGTGACATtccaaaatgaaaatgtatttatttttatgggacggatggagtaatatctatcttttacttttagttattgATTTTAGTTACCTTCTATTTTAGATTAAtagatactccattcgtcccacagtgaaagtcatattttgtcatttcggtctgtcatacaataagagtcacatttcacttttgtcataaatggtaaataggtctcacattccactaattcacttcactcacattttattataaaaaatcaatataaaaaagcgGGCCTCATGTTCCACTCACTTTTCCTACccttttttctttacatttcttaaaactcatgtctacatcaaatgtgactcatattatgggacggatagagtattcatttttttaaaaatctcgAGTTTCCATCAACTCTTCTAATGCTAATGGCGAACAAAAACAACAGCAACTATAAGATATTTTCGCAACTAATTTTGACAGTTTCATAATATCGTAGAAGTacatataaaatagagatatttcatttataatgtatctttataagtatatatattagtatattttattatttctttcgaCCCCACGGCATTttattcctggatccgccattgttTGTATATGTAGCTCTTAATTTGTCCAAAATTAGTGCTTTGAGTTTCAcacagaaaaaataatttttcaacACTGCTTGAATTAATTTATACTGTCACCAAGTAAATTCGTGGTGTTGAGTTAGCAAAAATTGACACCACTTAAATCGCTTGACCATTGATTTATTTGTTAAGCTGGACCTTAAACGAACACCAATTATGCAATTCCACCATTTCTAATTAACATATTTTCTTatgtttgatttaatttaaaaactaACAACAATAGCCATATATTAGATGTAAGAATCGTGTTTGTCAAGTAGGGTCACAATCATATACATCATGTTTACCCATGACCTAGTCTCTCTACACCATATttgcaattaaaaataaaataattagaaataaaTAACAATTGTTATATAGTGTCTGTGTCCTCAATCCAAGGTCAATCACTCAAAAGATTTAAACCAAATGATCTACCTCTCTCCTTTATTTTTAAtctcatttatttataaatattctcTTGAATAGTAAGAAAAAatcaattttgttttatatacttATTGTTCTCCATTTGGTAGGTGTGGTGTACTCCGAAATAAGCATAGATATACGTAaacaaatagtaaaaaaataagttACTAATAATTGCAAGATAACATCGTTAAAAACAGTACATAATGATAGAATCTACAAAGAGATAAACTGACTCTAAACTAAAGTAAATTTGATGAATTTGGATTTAACTATGAAACAAACGGCTGGGAAGACAAACACTAAAGAAAATTGGAAAACTTTTAATACACGGGAACTACCTTAAGTATGGTTTAGAAATGTTACGACATATGCCACCACACTGAACCTAAATTAAATATGCAATCAAGGATCGGTGTATATTTTACGCTCACTATCTGGACACTTG
This sequence is a window from Salvia splendens isolate huo1 chromosome 5, SspV2, whole genome shotgun sequence. Protein-coding genes within it:
- the LOC121804173 gene encoding uncharacterized protein LOC121804173, with amino-acid sequence MGYYLTNGIFPRWPVFVMMIRHPVGLKKAYFVQHHEGARKDVERAFGPAAERWASDDGASSSHGVATAPLQMGVPRSNEYLLQAFTDMRREGEHLALQADMVEELWARRGAGTP